A stretch of the Perca flavescens isolate YP-PL-M2 chromosome 3, PFLA_1.0, whole genome shotgun sequence genome encodes the following:
- the bloc1s3 gene encoding biogenesis of lysosome-related organelles complex 1 subunit 3 has protein sequence MSSGYQIVVQGEASETDSDDEVYITSMTAPQTATVGAKVPGEASETDSEGEEEQAGRASSLSQESAQILRRDLPPLIVVRDHPDIQSIVEGSPSPTHRPQGDTLLQQKLQESNSCLYSDVGQTLRQVYGSASREVNSATAQLNTSQSAIINASHSIRLILDDLKAVSEKIDIITSCQILPDININNPNNYTAPVP, from the exons atgTCCAGCGGGTACCAAATAGTGGTGCAGGGCGAGGCCTCTGAGACAGACTCTGATGATGAAGTTTACATCACCTCCATGACCGCTCCCCAAACTGCTACCGTCGGAGCTAAG GTTCCTGGGGAGGCGTCTGAAACAGACAGTGAGGGTGAGGAGGAGCAGGCTGGCCGAGCCTCCTCACTGAGCCAGGAGAGCGCTCAGATACTCAGGAGAGACCTGCCTCCTCTTATCGTAGTTCGAGACCATCCTGATATACAGTCGATAGTGGAAGGCAGTCCAAGTCCCACACACAGGCCACAAG GTGACACTCTTTTACAACAGAAGCTGCAGGAATCTAACAGCTGTCTATATTCTGACGTGGGACAGACACTACGGCAGGTTTATGGCAGTGCCAGTAGAGAG GTGAACAGTGCAACAGCTCAGCTGAATACTTCGCAGAGCGCCATCATCAATGCCTCCCACAGCATAAGGTTAATCCTGGATGACCTGAAGGCTGTGTCCGAGAAGATTGACATCATCACCAGCTGTCAAATACTGCCTGATATTAACATCAATAATCCAAATAATTATACTGCTCCTGTACCATAA
- the zgc:114130 gene encoding mRNA decay activator protein ZFP36L1 isoform X2, whose translation MTTPGCIGQPRSNISFSLSSLSCLPTDPSESAFLTSSQWGQKLESPLPSQLANSTQWGKSGFLAQRSVSMVETSSTTATSVGWPGTDITQSQSDISHTALNTSSSSSTSSVSSSSSRYKTELCRSFNESGLCKYGGKCQFAHGLDELRDLNRHPKYKTEPCRTFHTIGFCPYGMRCHFVHNNEEEKKHSFSRSSSSSSSSSSSIPQQPPSSFRLHRPPLVRQSFSFAGFPSAPQQALQPALNAHPPPATASFTRAPSASPPSCADITDLLSHAFLEMDTAFEASPANQLHPPMGQATAVDPRSPFLPSPDSGCYPCGLSPTASPSLRQSPSATVVFSGPLGARSLSYTSLSDQDQDGSSSASSLSGSESCGGINEVNGKRLAVFSQLSVPEDATGFCI comes from the coding sequence ATGACAACACCAGGGTGCATTGGTCAGCCACGGAGCAACATATCGTTTTCCCTCTCGTCTCTCTCGTGCCTTCCCACTGATCCTTCAGAGAGTGCATTTCTGACCTCCAGCCAGTGGGGGCAGAAGTTAGAAAGCCCTCTGCCCTCCCAGCTCGCTAATTCCACCCAGTGGGGAAAGTCAGGCTTCCTTGCCCAGCGCTCCGTCAGCATGGTAGAGACCAGCAGCACCACAGCAACAAGTGTTGGCTGGCCCGGGACTGACATTACGCAATCCCAAAGTGACATCAGCCACACTGCACTGAACACcagctcctcctcttccacctcATCcgtttcctcttcctcatcccgCTATAAGACTGAGCTGTGTCGATCCTTCAATGAGAGTGGCTTGTGCAAGTATGGCGGCAAGTGCCAGTTTGCTCACGGGCTGGATGAGCTTCGGGATCTCAACAGACATCCAAAATACAAAACTGAGCCGTGTCGTACGTTTCACACCATCGGCTTCTGCCCCTACGGCATGCGCTGCCACTTTGTCCACAACAAtgaggaagaaaagaaacactCCTTCTCTcgctcctcctcatcatcctcttcctcttcctcaagCATTCCCCAGCAGCCACCCTCCTCCTTCCGCTTGCACAGACCTCCTCTTGTCCGACAGAGCTTCAGCTTTGCTGGGTTTCCCTCTGCTCCCCAGCAAGCCCTTCAGCCTGCCCTTAATGCTCACCCTCCTCCTGCCACTGCTTCTTTCACACGCGCTCCATCGGCATCTCCTCCTTCCTGCGCTGACATTACTGACCTCCTTTCTCATGCCTTCCTGGAGATGGACACCGCCTTTGAGGCATCCCCTGCCAACCAGTTGCATCCTCCCATGGGCCAGGCCACTGCAGTAGATCCCCGGTCTCCATTCCTGCCTTCCCCAGACTCCGGCTGTTATCCATGTGGGCTGTCTCCGACTGCCTCCCCTTCCCTGAGGCAGAGTCCCAGTGCTACTGTGGTCTTTTCCGGGCCACTGGGTGCCCGATCCCTGTCCTACACCTCTCTGTCAGACCAGGACCAGGATGGAAGCAGCTCTGCTAGCTCGCTCAGTGGCTCTGAATCCTGCGGTGGCATTAATGAAGTCAACGGCAAACGCCTGGCGGTATTCAGTCAGCTCTCTGTTCCAGAGGATGCTACTGGGTTCTGCATTTAG
- the trappc6bl gene encoding trafficking protein particle complex subunit 6B, like, translating into MADESLFDFLHMEIVSHIYKEQQSSKGELDNKDRAVCVSVLESMGFRVGQGLIERLTRDSPSFKDELDVMKFVCKDFWTKVFRRQVDNLRTNHQGTYVLQDNKFSLLTQLSSGKQYLDQAPKYLAFSCGVVRGALSNLGLDSVVTAEVSVMPSCKFQVVIQKL; encoded by the exons ATGGCAGACGAGTCTCTGTTTGACTTTCTCCATATGGAGATCGTGTCACATATCTACAAGGAGCAGCAATCCAGTAAAGGAGAGCTGGACAACAAG GACAgagctgtctgtgtttctgtccttGAAAGCATGGGTTTCAGGGTGGGACAAGGACTCATTGAAAG GTTGACCAGGGACTCTCCCAGCTTCAAGGATGAGTTGGATGTAATGAAGTTTGTCTGTAAAGACTTCTGGACGAAGGTGTTCAGGAGGCAGGTTGACAACCTCAGAACAAACCATcag GGTACCTATGTCCTGCAGGACAACAAGTTTTCTCTACTGACTCAACTCTCCAGTGGAAAGCAGTACCTGGATCAGGCTCCTAAG TACCTCGCTTTTTCGTGTGGTGTGGTGAGAGGAGCTCTGTCTAACCTTGGTCTTGACAGCGTGGTGACAGCCGAGGTCTCTGTTATGCCATCCT GTAAGTTCCAAGTGGTGATCCAGAAGTTGTGA
- the zgc:114130 gene encoding mRNA decay activator protein ZFP36L1 isoform X1, with translation MPSFPLNQFADLEEMMCKQLLNLDLREQNGPLPSLSLAMTTPGCIGQPRSNISFSLSSLSCLPTDPSESAFLTSSQWGQKLESPLPSQLANSTQWGKSGFLAQRSVSMVETSSTTATSVGWPGTDITQSQSDISHTALNTSSSSSTSSVSSSSSRYKTELCRSFNESGLCKYGGKCQFAHGLDELRDLNRHPKYKTEPCRTFHTIGFCPYGMRCHFVHNNEEEKKHSFSRSSSSSSSSSSSIPQQPPSSFRLHRPPLVRQSFSFAGFPSAPQQALQPALNAHPPPATASFTRAPSASPPSCADITDLLSHAFLEMDTAFEASPANQLHPPMGQATAVDPRSPFLPSPDSGCYPCGLSPTASPSLRQSPSATVVFSGPLGARSLSYTSLSDQDQDGSSSASSLSGSESCGGINEVNGKRLAVFSQLSVPEDATGFCI, from the exons ATGCCATCTTTCCCCCTCAACCAGTTTGCTGACCTGGAAGAGATGATGTGCAAG CAATTACTGAATCTCGATTTGAGGGAGCAAAACGGACCACTACCATCCCTCAGTCTGGCAATGACAACACCAGGGTGCATTGGTCAGCCACGGAGCAACATATCGTTTTCCCTCTCGTCTCTCTCGTGCCTTCCCACTGATCCTTCAGAGAGTGCATTTCTGACCTCCAGCCAGTGGGGGCAGAAGTTAGAAAGCCCTCTGCCCTCCCAGCTCGCTAATTCCACCCAGTGGGGAAAGTCAGGCTTCCTTGCCCAGCGCTCCGTCAGCATGGTAGAGACCAGCAGCACCACAGCAACAAGTGTTGGCTGGCCCGGGACTGACATTACGCAATCCCAAAGTGACATCAGCCACACTGCACTGAACACcagctcctcctcttccacctcATCcgtttcctcttcctcatcccgCTATAAGACTGAGCTGTGTCGATCCTTCAATGAGAGTGGCTTGTGCAAGTATGGCGGCAAGTGCCAGTTTGCTCACGGGCTGGATGAGCTTCGGGATCTCAACAGACATCCAAAATACAAAACTGAGCCGTGTCGTACGTTTCACACCATCGGCTTCTGCCCCTACGGCATGCGCTGCCACTTTGTCCACAACAAtgaggaagaaaagaaacactCCTTCTCTcgctcctcctcatcatcctcttcctcttcctcaagCATTCCCCAGCAGCCACCCTCCTCCTTCCGCTTGCACAGACCTCCTCTTGTCCGACAGAGCTTCAGCTTTGCTGGGTTTCCCTCTGCTCCCCAGCAAGCCCTTCAGCCTGCCCTTAATGCTCACCCTCCTCCTGCCACTGCTTCTTTCACACGCGCTCCATCGGCATCTCCTCCTTCCTGCGCTGACATTACTGACCTCCTTTCTCATGCCTTCCTGGAGATGGACACCGCCTTTGAGGCATCCCCTGCCAACCAGTTGCATCCTCCCATGGGCCAGGCCACTGCAGTAGATCCCCGGTCTCCATTCCTGCCTTCCCCAGACTCCGGCTGTTATCCATGTGGGCTGTCTCCGACTGCCTCCCCTTCCCTGAGGCAGAGTCCCAGTGCTACTGTGGTCTTTTCCGGGCCACTGGGTGCCCGATCCCTGTCCTACACCTCTCTGTCAGACCAGGACCAGGATGGAAGCAGCTCTGCTAGCTCGCTCAGTGGCTCTGAATCCTGCGGTGGCATTAATGAAGTCAACGGCAAACGCCTGGCGGTATTCAGTCAGCTCTCTGTTCCAGAGGATGCTACTGGGTTCTGCATTTAG